From a region of the Streptomyces sp. NBC_00193 genome:
- a CDS encoding VOC family protein — translation MDINLSQCFIAVDDHDTAIPFYRDVLGLEVRGDVGFEGMRWVTLGSPAQPDVDIVLEPPVANPNASSADREAMTELLAKGLLRGVIFSTDDCDATFERIRAAGGEVLQEPIDQPYGVRDCAFRDPAGNMLRFHQPRKR, via the coding sequence ATGGACATCAACCTTTCGCAGTGCTTCATCGCCGTCGACGACCACGACACGGCGATCCCCTTCTACCGGGACGTCCTCGGTCTCGAGGTCCGGGGCGACGTCGGCTTCGAGGGCATGCGCTGGGTGACCCTCGGGTCGCCCGCGCAGCCCGATGTGGACATCGTCCTCGAACCGCCCGTCGCGAACCCGAACGCCTCGTCCGCCGACCGGGAGGCCATGACGGAACTGCTGGCCAAGGGCCTGCTGCGCGGTGTCATCTTCAGCACCGACGACTGCGACGCCACCTTCGAACGCATCCGGGCCGCCGGCGGCGAGGTGCTCCAGGAGCCGATCGACCAGCCGTACGGCGTCCGGGACTGCGCCTTCCGCGACCCGGCCGGCAACATGCTCCGGTTCCACCAGCCGCGCAAGCGCTGA
- a CDS encoding excinuclease ABC subunit UvrA, with protein sequence MSKVTRTGTQSPEPHAADVHDLIRVHGARVNNLKDVSVEIPKRRLTVFTGVSGSGKSSLVFDTIAAESQRLINETYSTFVQGFMPTQARPEVDVLDGLTTVITVDQQRMGADPRSTVGTATDANAMLRILFSRLGKPHIGSAKAFSFNVASISGAGAVTIERAGQTVKEKRSFSITGGMCPRCEGRGSVNDIDLTALYDDTKSLSEGALTIPGYTMEGWYGRIYAGSGFFDMDKPIRKYTKRELHDLLYKEPTKVKFDGINLTFEGIIPKLQKSMLSKDVEGLQPHVRAFVKRAVTFSVCPDCAGTRLNEGARSSKIKKISIADACAMQISDLAKWVRDLDEPSVGPLLATLRQTLDSFVEIGLGYLSLDRPSGTLSGGESQRVKMIRHLGSSLTDVTYVFDEPTVGLHPHDIQQMNRLLLRLRDKGNTVLVVEHKPETIAIADHVVDLGPGAGQGGGTICFEGSVEGLRAGDTITGRHFGDRASLKETVREPSGKLEIRGAKTHNLRGVDVDVPLGVLVVVTGVAGSGKSSLVHGSIPASEGVVSVDQGAIRGSRRSNPATYTGLLDPIRKAFAKANGVKPALFSANSEGACPACNGAGVIYMDLAMMAGVSTTCEECEGKRFHASVLEHHLGGRDISEVLAMPVTEAAEFFGEGEARTPAAHKILERMAEVGLGYLSLGQPLTTLSGGERQRLKLATHMADKGGVYVLDEPTAGLHLADVEQLLGLLDRLVDSGKSVIVVEHHQAVMAHADWIIDLGPGAGHDGGRIVFEGTPTALVEGRTTLTGEHLATYVGA encoded by the coding sequence ATGAGCAAGGTCACGAGGACGGGCACGCAGTCACCCGAGCCGCACGCCGCCGACGTCCACGACCTGATCCGCGTACACGGTGCGCGGGTGAACAACCTCAAGGACGTCAGCGTCGAGATCCCCAAGCGGCGGCTCACGGTCTTCACCGGCGTGTCCGGCTCGGGCAAGAGCTCGCTGGTGTTCGACACGATCGCCGCCGAGTCGCAGCGGCTGATCAACGAGACCTACAGCACCTTCGTCCAGGGCTTCATGCCGACCCAGGCGCGGCCCGAGGTGGACGTCCTCGACGGGCTGACCACCGTGATCACCGTCGACCAGCAGCGGATGGGCGCCGACCCGCGCTCGACGGTGGGCACCGCCACCGACGCGAACGCGATGCTGCGCATCCTCTTCAGCCGGCTCGGAAAGCCGCACATCGGCTCGGCCAAGGCCTTCTCCTTCAACGTGGCCTCGATCAGCGGGGCCGGCGCCGTCACCATCGAGCGCGCCGGGCAGACCGTGAAGGAGAAGCGCAGCTTCAGCATCACCGGCGGCATGTGCCCGCGCTGCGAGGGCCGGGGCTCGGTCAACGACATCGATCTGACCGCGCTGTACGACGACACCAAGTCGCTCAGCGAGGGCGCCCTCACCATCCCCGGCTACACGATGGAGGGCTGGTACGGCCGCATCTACGCCGGCTCCGGCTTCTTCGACATGGACAAGCCGATCCGCAAGTACACCAAGCGCGAGCTGCACGACCTGCTCTACAAGGAGCCGACCAAGGTCAAGTTCGACGGGATCAACCTGACCTTCGAGGGGATCATCCCCAAGCTCCAGAAGTCGATGCTGTCCAAGGACGTCGAGGGGCTGCAGCCGCACGTCAGGGCCTTCGTGAAGCGCGCGGTGACCTTCAGCGTCTGTCCCGACTGCGCGGGCACCCGGCTCAACGAGGGCGCCCGGTCCTCGAAGATCAAGAAGATCAGCATCGCCGACGCCTGCGCGATGCAGATCAGCGACCTGGCGAAGTGGGTCCGCGACCTCGACGAGCCCTCGGTGGGCCCGCTCCTCGCCACGCTGCGCCAGACCCTCGACTCGTTCGTGGAGATCGGGCTGGGCTACCTCTCGCTGGACCGGCCCTCGGGCACGCTGTCGGGCGGCGAGTCCCAGCGCGTCAAGATGATCCGCCACCTCGGCTCCTCGCTCACCGACGTCACCTACGTCTTCGACGAGCCCACCGTCGGCCTGCACCCCCACGACATCCAGCAGATGAACCGCCTGCTGCTGCGGTTGCGCGACAAGGGCAACACGGTGCTGGTCGTGGAGCACAAGCCGGAGACGATCGCGATCGCCGACCACGTCGTCGACCTCGGCCCCGGCGCCGGCCAGGGGGGCGGCACCATCTGCTTCGAAGGCAGCGTCGAGGGGCTGCGGGCGGGCGACACCATCACGGGCCGGCACTTCGGCGACCGGGCGAGCCTCAAGGAGACGGTGCGCGAGCCCAGCGGAAAGCTGGAGATCCGCGGCGCGAAGACGCACAACCTGCGGGGCGTCGACGTGGACGTACCGCTCGGGGTGCTCGTCGTGGTCACCGGAGTCGCCGGCTCCGGCAAGAGCTCGCTCGTCCACGGCTCGATCCCGGCGAGCGAGGGCGTGGTCTCGGTCGACCAGGGCGCGATCCGCGGCTCGCGGCGCAGCAACCCGGCCACCTACACCGGCCTGCTCGACCCGATCCGCAAGGCCTTCGCCAAGGCCAACGGGGTGAAGCCGGCCCTGTTCAGCGCCAACTCCGAGGGCGCCTGCCCCGCCTGCAACGGCGCCGGGGTCATCTACATGGACCTGGCGATGATGGCCGGCGTCTCCACCACCTGCGAGGAGTGCGAGGGCAAGCGCTTCCACGCCTCGGTCCTGGAACACCACCTCGGCGGCCGTGACATCAGCGAGGTCCTCGCGATGCCGGTCACCGAGGCCGCCGAGTTCTTCGGCGAAGGCGAGGCGCGCACCCCGGCCGCGCACAAGATCCTGGAGCGGATGGCGGAGGTGGGCCTGGGCTACCTCAGCCTCGGGCAGCCGCTGACCACCCTCTCCGGAGGCGAGCGGCAGCGGCTCAAGCTGGCCACGCACATGGCGGACAAGGGCGGGGTCTACGTACTCGACGAGCCGACCGCGGGCCTGCACCTCGCCGACGTCGAGCAGCTCCTCGGCCTCCTCGACCGCCTCGTCGACTCGGGCAAGTCGGTGATCGTGGTCGAACACCACCAGGCGGTCATGGCGCACGCCGACTGGATCATCGACCTCGGCCCCGGAGCCGGCCACGACGGCGGCCGGATCGTCTTCGAGGGCACCCCCACAGCCCTGGTCGAAGGCCGCACCACCCTCACCGGCGAGCACCTGGCCACCTACGTGGGCGCCTAG
- a CDS encoding ABC transporter permease, whose protein sequence is MSRLRTRRARPPVALALPALLAVAFLLMPLVGILTRTHWRDLGAHLTSPGVVEALRLSLVVSLWALGFSLLLGVPLAWLLARVEFKGKALVRSLVLLPMVLPPTVGGVALLLGFGRRGLLGPWLEGTFGITLPFHTSGAVVAATFVAMPFLVISLEGALAGLKPSYEETAASLGSTPLRVFFTVTLPMVAPGLIAGAALTWARALGEFGATITFAGNLPGTTQTLPLQVYLLLQDQPEAATSVSLLLLVIAMAVLIALRGRWTGTPVARKDPGAPVVAEEAAGTEPVGPVPAGSPDGGGHWPLHATVTGFNELTLDAEPGTTIAVVGENGAGKTTLLRALLGLTPRAHAELRLGDADVTGLPPHRRQVAWVPQDGALFPHLSALANTSYGLRARRVPRAAARAEAQAWLDRLGVGHLAHRKPAQLSGGQAQRVALARALAARPRLLLLDEPLAALDQTTRAHVRHTLRTHLAGFGGVCLIVTHDPVEAVSLADRVLVLSDGRTLQDAPPSEVTRHPRSPWVARMLGRNAWPGTASADGLELAAGGRLVVAEALPAGAQALAIIGPEAVSVHRDRPGGSPRNVWPGTVREITSVGSRLRVLVGSEQAPDLVAEITPEAAAELGLVDGAAVWTSVKATEVTLVRL, encoded by the coding sequence ATGAGCAGACTCCGTACCCGCCGCGCCCGGCCCCCCGTGGCTCTGGCGCTCCCCGCGCTGCTCGCCGTGGCGTTCCTGCTGATGCCGCTCGTCGGCATCCTCACCCGCACCCACTGGCGCGATCTCGGCGCGCACCTCACCAGCCCCGGTGTGGTCGAGGCGCTCCGGCTCTCGCTGGTCGTGTCCCTGTGGGCGCTCGGCTTCTCCCTCCTCCTCGGGGTGCCGCTCGCCTGGCTGCTGGCCCGCGTCGAGTTCAAGGGCAAGGCGCTGGTGCGCTCGCTGGTCCTGCTGCCCATGGTGCTGCCGCCCACGGTCGGCGGTGTGGCCCTGCTGCTCGGCTTCGGCCGGCGCGGGCTGCTCGGACCCTGGCTGGAGGGCACCTTCGGCATCACGCTGCCCTTCCACACCTCCGGTGCGGTCGTCGCGGCCACCTTCGTCGCGATGCCCTTCCTCGTGATCAGCCTGGAGGGCGCCCTCGCCGGGCTCAAGCCGAGCTACGAGGAGACCGCCGCCTCCCTCGGTTCCACGCCGCTGCGCGTCTTCTTCACCGTGACGCTGCCGATGGTGGCCCCGGGCCTGATCGCCGGAGCAGCGCTGACCTGGGCGCGAGCGCTCGGCGAGTTCGGCGCCACGATCACCTTCGCGGGCAACCTTCCGGGCACCACCCAGACCCTGCCGCTCCAGGTCTACCTGCTGCTCCAGGACCAGCCCGAGGCCGCCACCTCGGTGTCGCTGCTGCTGCTCGTGATCGCCATGGCCGTACTCATCGCCCTGCGCGGGAGGTGGACGGGAACCCCCGTCGCCCGCAAGGACCCCGGTGCGCCGGTGGTCGCCGAGGAGGCCGCCGGTACGGAGCCCGTGGGCCCCGTACCGGCCGGGTCCCCGGACGGCGGCGGGCACTGGCCGCTGCACGCCACCGTGACCGGATTCAACGAGCTCACCCTCGACGCCGAACCCGGCACCACCATCGCCGTCGTCGGCGAGAACGGCGCCGGCAAGACCACCCTGCTGCGCGCCCTGCTCGGGCTGACCCCCCGCGCCCATGCCGAGCTCCGGCTCGGCGACGCCGATGTGACCGGCCTGCCCCCGCACCGGCGCCAGGTCGCCTGGGTCCCCCAGGACGGGGCGCTGTTCCCGCACCTGAGCGCGCTCGCCAACACCTCCTACGGGCTGCGCGCCCGCCGGGTGCCCCGGGCCGCGGCCCGGGCCGAGGCGCAAGCCTGGCTGGACCGGCTCGGCGTCGGGCACCTCGCCCACCGCAAGCCCGCCCAGCTGTCCGGCGGGCAGGCCCAGCGGGTGGCGCTGGCCCGCGCGCTGGCCGCCCGGCCCCGGCTGCTGCTGCTCGACGAGCCGCTCGCCGCCCTGGACCAGACGACCCGCGCCCATGTCAGGCACACCCTGCGCACCCATCTGGCCGGCTTCGGCGGGGTCTGCCTCATCGTCACGCACGACCCCGTCGAGGCGGTGTCCCTGGCCGACCGGGTCCTCGTACTCTCCGACGGGCGGACCCTGCAGGACGCTCCGCCCTCCGAGGTGACCCGGCACCCGCGCTCCCCGTGGGTGGCCCGGATGCTGGGGCGCAACGCCTGGCCCGGCACGGCCTCGGCCGACGGGCTGGAACTCGCCGCCGGGGGCCGCCTGGTGGTGGCCGAGGCGCTGCCCGCGGGCGCGCAGGCGCTCGCCATCATCGGCCCCGAGGCGGTGTCGGTGCACCGGGACCGCCCGGGCGGCAGCCCTCGTAACGTATGGCCCGGCACCGTACGGGAGATCACCTCGGTCGGCAGCCGGCTGCGCGTCCTCGTCGGTTCGGAGCAGGCGCCCGACCTCGTCGCGGAGATCACCCCCGAGGCCGCCGCCGAACTGGGACTCGTCGACGGCGCCGCGGTGTGGACCAGTGTGAAGGCGACCGAGGTCACCCTCGTACGGCTCTAG